In the genome of Ignavibacteriota bacterium, one region contains:
- a CDS encoding PQQ-binding-like beta-propeller repeat protein — protein sequence MNKQIKTTIILLLFIFGNIFAQTPGTLKWKYQTNYKISTFPVIGLDNTIYFLSSDSYLNALKNGTLAWSRYCELNSLPTLDKYDNIYISTGYDISVITPHNGVKENYYLNEYINGPSAISEDGTFYASSNEANIFAYSADGERKWIFETHSYIYENNSIAIGLDGTIYFCTAKFLYALTNEAELKWKLEFNENINSPLSIGNDGTIFFSTQDSTLNAINPDGTNKWYYNSPFQITSGISISEDGTIFFGSDNSLFALTQNGNEKWHFDTNGKITSTPAIDNYGSIYFGSNDRKFYALDNQGNEKWAFSTNGSINTSPNIDNSGIVYFGSDDGNLYALYSDCNGLAKGSWTSFGKDNINSNNNINKNAPIAKLKERDIFLNSISNAVLDASGSIEPNNGKLEFLWKVLKQPENENIILDDSTSSKIEVNIPAFSSVIFSVKVTNELGISSYECVNVSNEKKWEFSLDRNYCSPAAIGTDNSIYFISDKLYSLDSLGNKKWDWTISEHFIDEIYPVVGNNGIIYYMYYYGLVALNPDGSFKWSYNTDYLGDYSNPIIDNQGNIYVFIHQYLHAFDMNGNIKWKFFAPIYNNVSIILGPDETIYFFYDKNLYAINSNGTMKWQLNLPQFNWWNHPELTIGKDGIIYFSTNENKLFAIYPTGHLKWIYKNVSNVPPSIDEEGNLYFANKDTLISINSDAEIRWKFKTNGKINYSPTISSSGNIYFGSEDTYLYVLNSEGKEVRKIRTNGEIKSSISLSESGTIYFSTSNHKFYAFASESKGLAEIGWPKYLKNNQNNLDCSNENFPKAIVEKYFVFAESDKLVLDASKSFDPNNRPISFTWQVFNQSDSNFTFIDSKSEKLKLDLPKRFNAEFVVKVTNNLGMSSYATIKVSSEKKWEYETYNEIVTSQAIGNDGTIYINNTRDLIAINKNGEKKWVCKNWFNDYQGPIVGKNGLLYLNDYDSLFAIDSKGIFIWKIKSYVPIIYNDDLLCSASEKGIKLINANDGTIKKEYNFSLNSFKLLATGNDGTIYFCSSNYSNKTYLSALDTDGTIKWSLQLNGIIGNLAIGSDGTLYFAINYGFYAVSADGILKWNIKIDGYDCSSPAIGLDGTIYFSTNLDYDNNKFYAVDKFGNIKWHYKTDSKYDDNGGYSICSSPLIGNDGTIYFGSVDHKLYAFDSNGILKWTFLTNDKIISSPAMGDDGTLYVGSIDGKLYAIKTESTGLAKSSWPKFKNDNFNSSSAFNPKSPHAAIKSHYVFADPDGNALLDASESTDPNNSKLSFLWKVISQPKNNNFILTDSTSSTLNIKIPPRTNFTFSVKVTNEMGLFSYNIVEISSIMKWKLLTNGDFSSPALINDSTICFSSYYKIYSINSYGKINWSNKFYGNDKPVIDINQNSILYIGGSINIINGNFNWSSGGSTLPTTNDDFIYGGAFRKFYRLNKQGKLLSEFNVSDTLKYQPVIGPDGSIYFSTQDKYLYSLNQYAELKWEYKLDFKATSPISVDKDGTLYFGCANNKLYAVNPDATIKWTFETGNIIKSSASIGPDGTIYFGSTDNKLYALNNDGTIKWEFSTNGQILSSPTIGKDSIIYFGSLDSNFYALNTDGSLNWKFSTEGSIYTSAVISNDGSLYFGSSDKYLYALNCSSLGLAESPWPKASKNNYNNPNCSNVNYPLAIVNNRKILQNSGTINLDATASFDPNGDELSYLWKVFKQPTNSNITISSPNSKIVTINIPQIKGDYIFIVKVTDNNGNSSYNTVYFYNQLKWDFNIGSNYNSSPAIDDDGTIYTYAEKNKIFAINPDGTKKWEFVLWENVNTNENDFKNFINSATLTIGHNGTIYCPSLDSSIYAINHDGTLKWKFENISIRNPKIFIGPDDKLYFITNNSQLVSLFPNGTENFRTSLIGNRILGINKIGTKFIAESSEIYYYNESYNFFAGGSDWISAFSIGNNGAIYYSNFDGDGESQYTHIIAKNTDGTSKWIQYSRSFTSFTVVGMDETLYFGTEYDSYEYHGANALYAIDITGNYKWETLLKSPIISSPALGSDGTIYVGTIDSTFYAFDSLGNRIWEFPTGGKIYSSPAIADDGTIYFCSDDNKLYALASESKGLAKSSWPKYMANNKNNGLVNGTITDINVENLHLLALDYKLYNNYPNPFNPQTNIEFDVKEKTTVKLRVYNVVGQLVTTLTDNMLEAGHYKYQFNGNNLASGIYFYKIEMGKYVSVKKMMLLK from the coding sequence ATGAATAAACAAATCAAGACAACAATAATTTTATTGTTATTTATTTTTGGTAATATATTTGCTCAAACACCGGGAACTTTAAAGTGGAAATATCAAACAAATTATAAAATTTCTACTTTCCCCGTAATTGGTTTAGATAACACAATCTATTTTTTATCAAGTGATAGTTATCTAAATGCATTAAAGAATGGTACCCTAGCTTGGTCAAGATATTGTGAGTTAAACTCATTACCGACTCTTGATAAGTATGATAATATTTACATTTCAACCGGTTATGATATTTCAGTTATAACCCCACATAATGGGGTAAAGGAAAATTACTACTTAAATGAATATATAAATGGTCCTTCTGCTATTAGTGAAGATGGAACTTTTTATGCTTCTTCAAATGAAGCAAATATTTTTGCATATAGCGCTGATGGGGAAAGAAAGTGGATTTTTGAAACACATTCTTATATTTATGAAAATAACTCAATTGCAATTGGTCTTGACGGCACAATTTATTTTTGTACGGCTAAATTTTTATACGCACTAACAAATGAAGCTGAACTAAAATGGAAATTAGAGTTTAATGAAAATATTAATTCTCCACTTTCTATAGGAAATGACGGAACAATATTCTTTTCCACACAAGACAGTACACTTAATGCAATAAATCCAGACGGTACTAATAAATGGTATTACAATTCTCCTTTTCAAATAACAAGTGGTATTTCAATTTCTGAAGATGGTACTATTTTTTTTGGTTCTGATAATTCTTTATTTGCATTAACTCAAAATGGTAATGAAAAATGGCATTTCGATACAAATGGAAAAATAACTTCTACACCAGCAATTGATAATTACGGCTCAATATATTTTGGATCAAACGATAGAAAATTTTATGCATTAGATAATCAAGGAAATGAAAAATGGGCATTTTCAACAAATGGAAGCATTAACACTTCTCCAAACATTGATAATAGTGGTATTGTATATTTTGGTTCGGATGATGGAAATTTGTATGCACTCTATTCAGATTGCAATGGATTGGCAAAGGGATCTTGGACAAGTTTTGGCAAAGACAACATAAATTCAAACAATAATATTAATAAAAATGCTCCAATTGCAAAGTTGAAAGAAAGGGATATTTTTCTAAATTCAATATCTAATGCTGTTTTAGATGCTTCCGGTTCCATTGAACCAAACAATGGTAAATTAGAATTTTTATGGAAAGTTTTAAAACAACCTGAAAATGAAAATATTATATTAGATGATTCTACTTCCTCTAAAATTGAAGTAAATATACCTGCATTTAGTTCAGTTATTTTCTCTGTTAAAGTAACGAATGAACTTGGAATATCTTCTTATGAATGTGTGAATGTTTCAAATGAAAAAAAATGGGAATTTTCACTTGATAGAAATTATTGTTCACCGGCCGCTATTGGTACTGACAACTCAATTTATTTTATCTCAGATAAATTATATTCTTTAGATTCATTAGGTAATAAGAAATGGGATTGGACAATTTCAGAACACTTTATTGATGAAATTTATCCTGTCGTAGGGAATAATGGAATTATTTATTATATGTATTATTATGGCTTGGTTGCATTAAATCCGGATGGATCTTTTAAATGGAGTTATAACACTGACTACCTTGGAGATTATTCAAATCCAATTATTGATAATCAAGGTAATATATATGTTTTTATTCACCAATATTTACATGCCTTTGATATGAATGGAAATATAAAATGGAAATTTTTTGCGCCTATTTACAATAATGTTTCAATTATATTGGGACCAGATGAGACTATCTATTTTTTTTACGATAAGAATCTTTACGCAATCAACTCAAATGGAACAATGAAATGGCAATTAAATTTACCACAATTTAATTGGTGGAATCATCCCGAACTAACAATTGGAAAAGATGGAATAATCTACTTTTCAACTAACGAAAATAAATTATTTGCAATTTATCCAACCGGACATTTAAAATGGATTTATAAAAATGTATCCAACGTTCCGCCTTCCATTGATGAAGAAGGGAATCTTTATTTTGCCAATAAAGATACACTAATCTCAATTAATTCAGATGCAGAAATAAGGTGGAAATTTAAAACAAATGGAAAAATTAATTATAGTCCTACTATTAGTTCTTCGGGTAATATATATTTTGGATCAGAAGATACATATTTATATGTATTAAACTCTGAAGGTAAAGAAGTAAGGAAAATTAGAACCAACGGCGAAATAAAATCATCCATTTCCTTATCTGAAAGCGGGACAATTTACTTTAGTACTTCAAATCATAAATTCTATGCTTTCGCAAGTGAGAGTAAAGGATTGGCTGAAATTGGATGGCCAAAATATTTAAAAAATAATCAAAATAACCTTGATTGTTCAAATGAGAATTTTCCTAAAGCAATTGTAGAAAAATATTTTGTATTTGCAGAAAGCGACAAATTAGTTTTGGATGCTTCAAAATCGTTTGACCCAAATAATCGTCCAATTTCATTTACATGGCAAGTTTTTAATCAATCGGATTCTAACTTTACATTTATCGATTCAAAATCTGAAAAATTAAAACTTGATTTACCGAAAAGATTTAATGCAGAATTTGTTGTAAAAGTAACAAATAATTTGGGAATGTCATCATATGCAACAATTAAAGTCAGTTCAGAAAAGAAATGGGAATATGAAACTTACAATGAAATAGTTACTTCGCAAGCAATAGGAAATGATGGAACTATCTACATAAATAATACGCGAGATTTAATTGCAATTAATAAGAATGGTGAAAAAAAATGGGTTTGCAAAAATTGGTTTAATGATTATCAAGGACCTATTGTTGGGAAAAATGGATTGTTGTATTTAAATGATTATGATAGTCTATTTGCTATTGATAGTAAGGGAATATTTATATGGAAAATTAAAAGTTATGTACCAATTATATATAACGATGATTTGCTTTGTTCTGCATCTGAAAAAGGAATTAAACTAATAAATGCAAATGATGGAACAATTAAGAAAGAATACAATTTCTCTTTAAATTCATTTAAATTATTAGCAACTGGAAATGACGGTACAATATATTTTTGTAGTTCAAATTATTCTAATAAAACATACCTTAGCGCTCTTGATACAGATGGCACAATAAAGTGGAGTTTACAACTTAATGGAATAATAGGAAATTTAGCAATCGGAAGTGATGGTACACTATATTTTGCAATTAATTATGGATTTTATGCTGTAAGTGCGGATGGAATTTTAAAGTGGAACATTAAAATAGATGGGTACGATTGCAGTTCACCGGCTATTGGACTTGATGGAACAATTTATTTCTCTACAAATTTAGACTATGACAATAACAAATTTTACGCTGTTGATAAATTTGGTAATATTAAATGGCATTATAAAACAGATTCAAAATATGATGATAATGGTGGATATAGCATTTGTTCATCACCATTAATTGGTAATGACGGAACAATTTACTTTGGATCAGTTGATCATAAATTATATGCATTTGATTCAAATGGTATTTTGAAATGGACATTTTTAACAAATGATAAAATAATTTCTTCCCCGGCAATGGGTGATGACGGGACTTTATATGTTGGTTCTATTGATGGTAAACTTTATGCAATAAAAACAGAAAGTACGGGTCTTGCAAAAAGTTCTTGGCCAAAATTCAAAAATGATAATTTTAACTCCTCAAGCGCATTTAACCCAAAGTCACCTCACGCAGCTATTAAATCACATTATGTTTTTGCAGACCCAGATGGAAATGCATTACTTGATGCTTCAGAATCAACAGATCCAAACAATAGCAAATTGTCATTTTTGTGGAAGGTTATTTCTCAACCAAAGAATAACAATTTTATTTTAACCGATTCAACTTCGTCAACATTAAACATAAAAATTCCGCCACGAACAAATTTTACTTTTTCAGTAAAAGTAACAAATGAAATGGGTCTTTTTTCATACAATATTGTTGAAATAAGTTCAATAATGAAATGGAAATTATTAACAAATGGAGATTTTTCCAGTCCGGCATTAATAAATGATTCAACAATTTGTTTTTCTTCATATTATAAAATTTATTCAATCAATTCTTATGGGAAAATAAATTGGTCAAATAAATTCTATGGAAATGATAAACCTGTAATTGACATAAACCAAAATTCAATTCTATATATTGGAGGAAGTATAAATATTATCAATGGAAATTTTAATTGGAGCTCCGGAGGTTCAACACTTCCAACAACAAATGATGATTTTATCTATGGAGGCGCTTTTAGAAAATTTTATAGATTAAATAAACAAGGGAAACTACTAAGTGAATTTAATGTTAGTGATACATTAAAATATCAACCTGTTATTGGTCCAGACGGAAGTATTTATTTTTCTACACAAGATAAATATTTGTACTCCTTAAATCAATATGCTGAATTAAAATGGGAATATAAATTAGATTTCAAAGCTACTTCACCAATATCCGTTGATAAGGATGGTACTCTTTATTTTGGATGCGCGAATAATAAATTATATGCGGTTAATCCGGATGCAACTATTAAATGGACATTCGAAACCGGTAATATAATAAAATCATCTGCTTCAATTGGACCTGATGGCACAATTTACTTTGGCTCCACAGATAATAAACTTTATGCTTTGAATAATGATGGAACAATAAAATGGGAATTTTCCACAAATGGTCAAATTCTATCATCGCCAACAATTGGTAAAGATAGTATAATATATTTTGGGTCATTGGATTCAAACTTCTATGCATTAAATACGGATGGCTCATTAAATTGGAAATTTTCAACTGAAGGAAGCATTTATACTTCAGCTGTAATAAGTAATGATGGTTCATTATATTTTGGATCAAGTGATAAATATCTATATGCGTTAAATTGTTCAAGTTTGGGCTTAGCTGAAAGTCCATGGCCTAAAGCTAGCAAAAACAATTATAATAATCCTAACTGTTCTAATGTTAATTATCCTTTAGCTATTGTGAATAATAGAAAAATTCTACAAAACTCCGGAACAATAAATCTTGATGCAACAGCTTCATTTGATCCTAATGGCGATGAATTAAGCTACTTATGGAAAGTATTTAAACAACCTACAAATAGCAACATTACAATTTCTTCCCCAAATTCTAAAATAGTTACAATAAATATTCCTCAAATAAAGGGGGATTATATTTTTATAGTAAAAGTTACCGATAACAATGGAAATTCTTCATATAATACGGTTTATTTTTATAATCAACTTAAGTGGGATTTTAATATTGGGAGCAATTATAATTCCTCACCGGCTATTGATGATGACGGAACAATTTACACTTATGCAGAAAAAAACAAAATATTTGCTATAAATCCGGATGGTACAAAAAAATGGGAATTTGTTCTTTGGGAAAATGTAAATACTAATGAAAATGACTTTAAGAATTTTATCAATTCAGCAACATTAACCATTGGACATAATGGAACAATTTACTGTCCTTCTTTAGATTCTAGCATTTATGCAATAAATCATGATGGGACTCTAAAATGGAAATTTGAAAATATTAGTATTAGAAATCCCAAAATATTTATTGGACCAGACGACAAATTATATTTTATAACAAATAATTCTCAATTAGTATCATTATTTCCCAATGGTACCGAAAACTTTAGAACAAGTCTCATTGGAAATCGAATTCTAGGTATTAATAAAATTGGTACTAAATTTATTGCTGAATCGTCTGAAATTTATTATTACAATGAAAGTTATAACTTTTTTGCGGGAGGATCTGATTGGATCTCTGCTTTTTCTATTGGAAACAATGGTGCTATTTATTACAGTAATTTTGATGGCGATGGTGAAAGTCAATATACACATATAATTGCAAAAAATACGGATGGAACAAGTAAATGGATCCAGTATTCTAGAAGTTTTACTAGTTTCACAGTAGTTGGAATGGATGAGACTTTATACTTTGGAACTGAATACGATAGTTATGAGTACCATGGTGCAAATGCACTTTATGCAATTGATATTACCGGAAACTATAAATGGGAAACTTTACTAAAGTCACCTATTATTTCATCTCCAGCATTGGGATCAGACGGAACTATTTATGTTGGAACAATCGATAGTACGTTTTACGCATTTGATTCTCTTGGAAATAGAATTTGGGAATTCCCAACGGGTGGTAAAATTTACTCATCACCAGCCATTGCAGATGATGGAACAATTTATTTTTGCTCTGATGACAATAAACTTTACGCTCTAGCTTCAGAAAGCAAAGGTCTTGCGAAAAGTTCATGGCCAAAATATATGGCAAATAATAAAAACAATGGTTTAGTAAACGGAACCATTACGGACATAAATGTAGAGAATTTGCACTTACTTGCTTTGGATTATAAACTTTATAATAACTATCCCAATCCTTTTAACCCGCAGACAAATATAGAATTTGATGTTAAGGAAAAAACAACAGTAAAGCTGAGAGTATATAACGTAGTTGGTCAATTGGTAACAACACTTACGGATAATATGTTGGAAGCGGGACATTATAAATATCAGTTCAATGGAAATAATTTAGCATCGGGAATATATTTCTATAAAATAGAAATGGGAAAATATGTTTCAGTAAAAAAGATGATGCTGCTGAAATAA
- a CDS encoding PQQ-like beta-propeller repeat protein: MNKYIKTTIILLLFIFGNIFAQTPGTVIWEFQASGKINSSPAIDDNGIIYFGSNDSSMYSVYPDGTQKWKYKTEGIIYSSPAIGNDGTIYFGSYDSCFYALNPDGTLNWKYETKGKVNSSPAISEDGTIYYGSYDSCFYAINNDGTLKWKYKTGGIIEPSPAIGNDGSIYIGSDDNVFYSFSKDGIVNWKLQTNYSSYGSNGFESAALGYNGIIYVPSKSENKIYALNRDGSVVLYIDNYSLSIWGNYYQPDNFPILIDQYENIYFQYSTQNEDGINYYNYCYSKKLILNGR; the protein is encoded by the coding sequence ATGAATAAATATATCAAGACAACAATAATTTTATTGTTATTTATATTTGGTAATATATTTGCTCAAACACCGGGAACAGTAATCTGGGAATTTCAAGCGTCCGGCAAAATAAACTCATCTCCGGCAATAGATGATAACGGAATAATATATTTCGGGAGCAACGATAGCAGTATGTATTCTGTTTATCCGGATGGAACACAAAAGTGGAAATATAAGACTGAAGGAATAATTTATTCATCACCGGCAATAGGGAATGACGGGACAATATACTTTGGATCATACGATAGTTGTTTCTATGCGCTAAATCCGGATGGAACATTAAATTGGAAATATGAGACAAAAGGAAAAGTAAATTCATCACCTGCAATAAGTGAAGATGGAACAATATACTATGGATCATACGATAGTTGTTTTTACGCAATAAATAATGATGGAACATTAAAATGGAAATATAAAACCGGGGGAATAATAGAACCATCACCGGCAATAGGAAATGACGGAAGCATATATATTGGATCAGATGATAATGTATTTTACTCATTCAGCAAAGATGGAATTGTAAACTGGAAATTACAAACAAATTATTCATCATATGGAAGCAATGGATTTGAATCAGCAGCATTGGGTTATAATGGAATAATTTATGTACCAAGCAAAAGTGAAAATAAAATTTATGCGTTAAATAGAGATGGCAGTGTAGTATTATACATTGACAATTATTCTCTTTCAATTTGGGGAAATTATTATCAACCAGATAATTTCCCAATTCTTATTGACCAATATGAAAATATTTATTTTCAGTATTCTACACAAAATGAGGATGGTATTAACTATTATAATTATTGTTATAGTAAAAAGCTGATTTTAAATGGGAGGTAA
- a CDS encoding PQQ-like beta-propeller repeat protein, whose translation MVVEVNNLIKWEFQTGSYINSSSAIGNDGTIYIASYDKNLCAINSDGTEKWEFQTNIIKRSSPAIGNDGTIYVGSTDYNLYAINPDGTKKWDFPSGGGIESSPAIGNDGTIYIGSEDNNLYAINPDGTKRWEFQTFDDIYSSPAIGKDGTIYVGSWDNNLYAINPDGTKNGILKLVRIYILHRQ comes from the coding sequence ATGGTTGTAGAAGTAAATAATTTAATAAAATGGGAATTTCAAACTGGTTCGTACATAAATTCTTCCTCTGCAATTGGAAATGATGGAACAATATATATTGCATCATATGATAAAAATTTATGTGCAATAAATTCGGATGGAACTGAAAAATGGGAATTTCAAACTAATATTATTAAACGTTCTTCTCCTGCAATTGGTAATGATGGTACAATATATGTAGGATCAACCGATTATAATTTATACGCGATAAATCCGGATGGAACAAAAAAATGGGATTTTCCAAGTGGTGGTGGAATAGAATCTTCACCGGCAATTGGAAATGATGGAACAATATATATCGGTTCAGAAGATAATAATTTATACGCGATAAATCCTGATGGAACAAAAAGATGGGAATTTCAAACTTTTGATGATATATATTCTTCTCCTGCAATAGGAAAAGATGGAACAATATATGTTGGATCATGGGATAATAATTTATACGCAATAAACCCGGATGGAACAAAAAATGGGATTTTAAAACTGGTTCGTATATATATTCTTCACCGGCAATAG
- a CDS encoding PQQ-binding-like beta-propeller repeat protein produces the protein MTFGKIILDASPSSSYNGSSLSYLWSVVKKPNEIGLNIKGSTSVICEIEIPKIHGEYIISLQVTDSEGNKSLTIVSIANEILWKYKTGNHISSSPAIGNDETIYIGSAYNLYAVNPDGTKNGNFKLVRTYILHRL, from the coding sequence ATGACTTTTGGTAAAATTATTTTGGATGCATCACCATCATCATCATACAATGGAAGCAGCTTAAGTTATTTATGGAGTGTCGTTAAAAAACCAAATGAAATAGGATTAAATATAAAAGGTTCAACATCAGTTATTTGTGAAATAGAAATTCCCAAAATTCATGGAGAATATATTATTTCTTTACAAGTTACTGATAGTGAAGGAAATAAGTCATTGACAATTGTTAGTATAGCCAATGAAATATTATGGAAATATAAAACTGGTAATCATATAAGTAGTTCTCCGGCAATAGGCAACGATGAAACAATATATATTGGATCTGCATATAATTTATATGCAGTAAATCCGGATGGAACAAAAAATGGGAATTTCAAACTGGTTCGTACATATATTCTTCACCGGCTATAG
- a CDS encoding PQQ-like beta-propeller repeat protein, with protein sequence MCSKSGWNKKWEFQTGSYIYSSPAIGNDGTIYIGSSDNNLYAINPDGTKKWEFNIDYGIISSPAIGNDGTIYVGSTDYNLYAINPDGTKKWEFKTGSNIYSSPVISNDGTIYFGSYDKNLYAINPDGTEKWKFQTGSYIYSSPAIGKDGTIYIGSSDNNLYAINPDGTIKWEYQTGSYIYSSPAIGKDGTIYVGSEEFLYAFSQNGIIKWEFYDGFSIISSLAIGNDGTIYFGSDDHKLYAINPDGIKKWNLKLVIQ encoded by the coding sequence ATATGCAGTAAATCCGGATGGAACAAAAAATGGGAATTTCAAACTGGTTCGTACATATATTCTTCACCGGCTATAGGAAATGATGGAACAATATATATTGGATCTAGTGATAATAATTTATATGCAATAAATCCGGATGGAACAAAAAAATGGGAATTTAATATTGATTATGGAATAATTTCATCACCGGCAATAGGTAATGATGGTACAATATATGTTGGATCAACCGATTATAATTTATACGCGATAAATCCTGATGGAACAAAAAAATGGGAATTTAAAACTGGTTCGAACATATATTCTTCACCGGTAATAAGTAATGATGGAACAATATATTTTGGATCGTATGATAAAAATTTATATGCAATAAATCCGGATGGAACTGAAAAATGGAAATTTCAAACTGGTTCGTACATATATTCTTCACCTGCAATAGGAAAAGATGGAACAATATATATTGGATCTAGTGATAATAATTTATATGCAATAAATCCGGATGGAACAATAAAATGGGAATATCAAACTGGTTCGTACATATATTCATCACCGGCAATAGGAAAAGATGGAACAATTTATGTTGGTAGCGAAGAATTTTTATATGCATTCAGTCAGAATGGAATAATAAAATGGGAATTTTATGATGGCTTCAGTATAATCTCTTCACTTGCAATAGGTAATGATGGAACAATATATTTTGGATCTGATGATCATAAATTATACGCAATAAATCCTGATGGAATAAAAAAATGGAATTTAAAACTGGTAATTCAATAA
- a CDS encoding PKD domain-containing protein, with protein MEFKTGNSIRSTPAIGNDGTIYFGSDDYYFYAIFSESTGLADSPWPKSGGNNFNSGMSHYIVPGFSADTLSGKFPLTVHFSDASFGNIFNWHWDFGDGQTSIEKNPVHTYAYPDSFTVTLIISNPSKTDTLTKENYIAALNTTGIADNSELPKEFKLYENYPNPFNPQTNIEFDVKEKQQ; from the coding sequence ATGGAATTTAAAACTGGTAATTCAATAAGATCTACACCGGCTATAGGTAATGACGGAACAATATATTTTGGATCAGATGATTATTATTTCTATGCTATATTTTCTGAAAGTACGGGATTAGCCGACAGTCCATGGCCTAAATCAGGAGGGAATAATTTTAATTCCGGAATGTCTCATTACATTGTTCCCGGTTTCTCCGCTGATACTTTATCCGGTAAATTTCCTCTTACTGTTCACTTTTCGGATGCTTCATTTGGAAACATTTTTAATTGGCATTGGGATTTTGGCGATGGACAAACAAGTATTGAAAAGAATCCGGTTCATACTTATGCTTACCCCGATTCATTTACGGTTACATTAATAATTTCTAATCCAAGTAAAACAGATACGTTAACAAAAGAAAATTATATTGCCGCATTAAACACAACCGGAATAGCAGATAATTCAGAACTACCCAAAGAATTTAAGTTATATGAAAATTATCCCAATCCGTTTAACCCGCAGACAAATATAGAGTTTGATGTAAAGGAAAAACAACAGTAA
- a CDS encoding T9SS type A sorting domain-containing protein encodes MRVYNVVGQLVTTLTDNMLEAGHYKYQFNGNNLASGIYFYKIEMGKYVSIKKMMLLK; translated from the coding sequence CTGAGAGTATATAACGTAGTTGGTCAATTGGTAACAACACTTACGGATAATATGTTGGAAGCGGGACATTATAAATATCAGTTCAATGGAAATAATTTAGCATCGGGAATATACTTCTACAAAATAGAAATGGGAAAATATGTTTCAATAAAAAAGATGATGCTGCTGAAATAA
- a CDS encoding T9SS type A sorting domain-containing protein, with amino-acid sequence MSEYKLKLSNGKLYLTWVSDGRIFAKVFSYQDILVDLNEEIENLPKSLSLYQNYPNPFNPTTKIKYSIPANEKRETANVKIIVYDVLGKEIKTLVNENKSPGNYEVNFDASNLANGVYYYQLKSGDFVQTKKMVLLK; translated from the coding sequence ATGTCCGAATACAAACTTAAATTAAGCAATGGAAAATTATATTTAACATGGGTAAGTGACGGCAGAATCTTTGCAAAAGTATTTAGTTATCAAGATATACTTGTAGATTTGAACGAAGAAATAGAAAACTTACCTAAAAGCCTTTCACTTTACCAAAACTATCCAAATCCATTTAATCCAACAACGAAGATAAAATATAGTATTCCGGCAAACGAAAAACGTGAAACGGCAAACGTGAAAATTATTGTATATGATGTTTTAGGAAAAGAGATAAAAACATTGGTTAACGAAAACAAATCTCCCGGAAATTATGAAGTAAACTTTGATGCTTCTAATCTTGCAAACGGAGTTTATTATTATCAATTAAAATCCGGCGACTTTGTTCAAACTAAAAAGATGGTATTGTTGAAGTAA